A genomic stretch from Etheostoma cragini isolate CJK2018 chromosome 8, CSU_Ecrag_1.0, whole genome shotgun sequence includes:
- the kitlga gene encoding kit ligand a yields MQMPHAISLQIWILVCVHLLLFITFGVHSSKFDVNPVTDDISRLSILRQNIPKDYKIPVHYIPKEEGGMCWVKLNVFYLEESLKDLAHKFGNISSNRRDISIFNQMLEELRLNMGSVEPIMYDFECHYRKDRWQTVRYFDFVKDFLIAAQNKEESDDCDPPPCPTTQDTVTTEYSTDSPLPTNKGTTCAVCTTGETSALTEVVERSLLSLLFIPLLALVFLLVWKVRSRRDEQDLQQNPDEGGRFTETEATAAPLDAEISEKNKLNVIEIV; encoded by the exons ATGCAGATGCCACACGCCATTAGCCTACAG ATTTGGATACTGGTCTGTGTCCATTTACTGCTGTTCATCACGTTTGGGGTACATTCAAGTAAATTTGACGTCAACCCAGTGACAGATGACATCTCTAGACTTTCTATTCTG agACAAAATATTCCTAAAGATTACAAAATTCCTGTACACTACATTCCAAAAGAAGAG ggAGGGATGTGTTGGGTAAAATTAAACGTCTTCTACTTGGAGGAGAGTTTGAAAGATTTAGCACATAAGTTTGGAAATATTTCATCCAACAGAAGAGATATTAGCATATTCAACCAAATGCTCGAAGAACTGCGGCTCAACATGGGGTCTGTG GAGCCGATCATGTATGATTTTGAGTGCCACTACAGAAAAGACAGGTGGCAGACAGTGCGCTACTTTGACTTTGTCAAAGATTTCCTTATAGCTGCACAGAATAAAGAAGAATCCGATGACTGTGATCCTCCTCCCTGTCCTACAACACAAGACACAGTAACAACAGAATATTCAACAG ATTCGCCACTGCCCACCAATAAAGGCACAACGTGTGCAGTCTGCACTACCG gGGAAACGAGCGCCCTGACTGAGGTGGTGGAGCGAAGCCTTCTCTCTTTACTTTTCATTCCACTCCTAGCGCTCGTCTTCCTGCTCGTGTGGAAG GTCCGATCACGGAGGGATGAGCAGGATCTTCAGCAGAATCCGGATGAAGGCGGACGCTTCACAGAAACAGAAGCGACTGCAGCTCCACTAGATGCTGAAATATCAGaaaa AAACAAGTTGAACGTCATTGAAATAGTGTAA